One part of the Bacteroidia bacterium genome encodes these proteins:
- a CDS encoding histidine kinase — MIETGNKQFWIYQSLGWGTIGLSNFVVQLIGGFPWDYLLGNAILPFIFGLAITSIYRKLIKDMDWQKWKIRQLLLLIVGSTLLLTTLFLASVVFASYIIYPTPGINLPSLFSNFFIFTIIMGLWNLIYFLIHYFNNWNRAEIEKWKLAAEMKDAQLGSLKSQINPHFVFNALNNIRALILEDPDKARDMLLNFSDLFRYSLKHTDQAKVDLEEELEIVNQYLELLSIQYEDKLQYELSVSQGLGEIKIPPMILQLLVENAVKHGISQNKAGGEIRIDISRSPQNMDIEVKNSGSLKKSAKLGEKLGVGLENISRRLELIYNGKAKFDMYEEKDFVVARLNIPLV, encoded by the coding sequence ATGATCGAAACCGGTAATAAGCAATTCTGGATCTACCAGAGTCTGGGATGGGGAACGATTGGGCTGTCAAATTTTGTGGTGCAATTAATAGGAGGATTCCCCTGGGACTACTTACTGGGCAATGCCATTCTTCCTTTCATTTTCGGACTGGCCATTACCAGCATTTACCGTAAGCTAATCAAGGATATGGATTGGCAAAAGTGGAAGATTAGGCAACTGCTTTTACTGATTGTTGGTTCGACCCTTTTACTTACCACTTTATTTCTTGCTTCGGTTGTCTTTGCCAGCTATATCATATATCCTACTCCTGGCATAAACTTGCCCAGCCTCTTCTCCAATTTCTTCATATTTACTATCATCATGGGGCTTTGGAACCTGATCTATTTCCTCATCCACTACTTCAATAATTGGAATAGAGCAGAGATAGAAAAATGGAAACTGGCAGCGGAAATGAAAGATGCTCAATTGGGCTCTTTGAAATCCCAAATCAATCCTCATTTTGTTTTCAATGCCCTCAATAATATCCGAGCCCTTATTCTCGAAGATCCCGATAAGGCTCGAGATATGCTCCTCAATTTCTCCGACCTCTTTCGATACTCGCTTAAGCATACCGATCAAGCCAAAGTTGATCTGGAAGAAGAATTGGAAATTGTCAATCAATACCTGGAACTCCTATCTATTCAATACGAGGATAAACTCCAGTATGAGTTGTCTGTTTCGCAGGGTTTAGGAGAAATAAAAATTCCACCTATGATCCTGCAATTGCTGGTCGAAAATGCAGTCAAACATGGCATTTCCCAAAATAAAGCAGGGGGAGAAATCAGGATAGATATTTCGAGAAGTCCGCAAAATATGGACATTGAAGTAAAAAACTCCGGCAGCCTGAAAAAATCGGCCAAGCTGGGAGAGAAACTGGGAGTAGGATTGGAAAACATATCTCGCAGGCTTGAGCTCATTTATAATGGCAAAGCGAAGTTTGATATGTATGAAGAAAAAGACTTTGTGGTAGCACGTTTAAATATTCCTTTGGTATGA
- a CDS encoding response regulator transcription factor — translation MSTCLVIEDSRLARQELIAMLADLGSFSEILEAEDAEQGKRLLLQENPDLVFLDIHLPGQNGFEFLESLDELPKVIFTTAYDEYAIKSFDYNAIDYLLKPIKKDRLEKALAKLDLAPHGQPKTLGIGKQVFVKDGEKCWFIKLGDIRMFESVGNYSKVYFEGGKPMIHKSLNYLEGVLDAEIFFRVNRQQIINLNHIEKLDSWFNGKLKIRLKSGEEVEVSRRQSNRIKSLFSI, via the coding sequence ATGAGTACTTGTCTGGTAATAGAAGATTCCCGTCTCGCCCGTCAGGAACTCATCGCGATGCTGGCTGATCTGGGAAGTTTTAGCGAAATATTAGAAGCTGAAGATGCTGAACAGGGAAAAAGGCTGCTTCTTCAGGAAAATCCCGATCTGGTATTTCTGGATATCCATTTGCCCGGACAAAACGGCTTTGAGTTTCTGGAGAGTCTGGATGAACTACCAAAAGTGATATTCACGACTGCCTACGATGAATATGCGATCAAATCATTTGACTATAATGCCATAGATTATTTGCTGAAACCGATCAAAAAAGATCGATTAGAGAAGGCATTGGCTAAACTGGATTTGGCGCCTCATGGGCAACCAAAAACGCTGGGAATTGGGAAGCAGGTATTTGTAAAGGATGGGGAAAAATGCTGGTTTATCAAGCTAGGAGATATTCGCATGTTTGAGTCAGTGGGGAATTATTCAAAAGTCTATTTTGAAGGGGGAAAACCCATGATCCACAAATCCCTCAATTATTTGGAAGGGGTATTGGATGCTGAAATATTTTTCCGGGTCAATCGCCAACAAATCATCAACCTCAACCATATTGAAAAACTGGATTCATGGTTCAATGGAAAACTAAAAATCCGATTGAAAAGCGGGGAAGAAGTTGAAGTCTCCCGCCGTCAATCCAATCGGATCAAATCTCTTTTTAGTATCTAA
- a CDS encoding alpha/beta fold hydrolase codes for MKKVFLSIISFILSTFGMAQDISGSWNGALSVQGTTLRVVFHIEKDGSTYSSKMDSPDQGAFGIPTGTTTFEEGKLSISAPSLGMSYEGTLSESGDKIEGSFKQAGMDLPLELGREEVKVEKKKPEPRPQDPQDFPYEQEEVKFTVNEGGHEMAGTLTYPSDGKFEQVVVLISGSGPQNRNEELGPMNHRPFLVLSDHLTRKGIAVLRYDDRGVAESGGDFKSATSMDFAHDASAAVAYLKGRNDMKGKKIGLMGHSEGGMIAPIVASKNKSVDFIALLAGPGINIPELMLMQSDLINKASGAPDEVRESNNKVLKEIYALMNANQKADGDELKEKMEVILEESYKSLSEEQQAEIGDKESFFATQTNVLLSPWFRYFMAFEPDDFLSKVKCPVLAVNGELDLQVPSKENLEGIKKSLKKAGNKEVVTKEFASLNHLFQKAETGAPSEYAEIEETFNPEALNFISAWVVKQ; via the coding sequence ATGAAAAAAGTATTCTTATCTATCATCAGTTTTATACTAAGCACATTTGGCATGGCACAAGACATTAGCGGTAGCTGGAATGGTGCTTTAAGTGTTCAAGGCACTACACTCCGAGTAGTCTTTCACATAGAAAAAGACGGCTCTACTTACTCAAGCAAAATGGACAGCCCGGATCAGGGAGCTTTCGGAATCCCGACCGGTACAACTACTTTTGAAGAAGGAAAACTCAGCATCTCAGCTCCTTCTTTGGGAATGTCCTATGAAGGGACACTTTCTGAATCCGGCGACAAAATCGAAGGAAGCTTTAAACAAGCAGGCATGGATCTACCTTTGGAACTAGGTAGAGAGGAAGTAAAAGTAGAGAAAAAGAAGCCAGAGCCCAGACCTCAGGATCCACAGGATTTCCCCTATGAACAAGAGGAAGTGAAATTTACTGTAAATGAGGGTGGCCACGAAATGGCCGGCACCCTCACCTACCCCAGCGATGGGAAATTTGAGCAAGTGGTTGTACTTATTTCCGGTTCTGGACCACAAAATAGAAATGAAGAATTGGGTCCCATGAATCATCGCCCTTTCTTAGTCCTTTCTGATCATCTCACGCGTAAGGGCATTGCAGTATTGAGATATGATGATCGGGGAGTAGCCGAATCCGGAGGTGATTTTAAATCTGCTACTTCTATGGATTTCGCCCATGATGCTTCAGCAGCAGTTGCCTACCTCAAAGGCAGAAATGATATGAAGGGCAAAAAAATTGGATTGATGGGACATAGTGAAGGAGGCATGATCGCTCCTATTGTTGCCAGCAAAAATAAATCTGTTGATTTTATTGCCTTATTGGCTGGACCGGGAATCAATATTCCAGAACTGATGCTCATGCAAAGTGATCTTATAAATAAAGCCAGTGGTGCTCCTGATGAAGTTCGCGAATCCAATAATAAAGTTTTGAAAGAAATTTATGCACTCATGAATGCGAACCAGAAGGCAGATGGAGATGAACTCAAAGAAAAAATGGAGGTGATACTGGAAGAATCCTATAAATCTCTGAGCGAAGAACAGCAGGCAGAAATAGGCGATAAAGAAAGCTTTTTCGCTACCCAAACCAATGTATTGCTCAGCCCCTGGTTTCGTTACTTTATGGCCTTCGAACCCGATGACTTTCTTTCAAAAGTTAAGTGTCCGGTACTAGCGGTGAATGGAGAACTGGATTTACAGGTGCCTTCCAAAGAGAATCTGGAAGGGATCAAGAAAAGTTTGAAAAAAGCGGGAAACAAGGAAGTTGTAACCAAAGAATTTGCTTCTTTAAACCACCTTTTCCAAAAAGCCGAAACCGGAGCGCCCTCAGAATATGCTGAAATTGAAGAGACCTTCAATCCAGAAGCCCTCAACTTCATTTCTGCCTGGGTAGTAAAACAATAA
- a CDS encoding DUF6807 family protein — protein sequence MNRQIYRLVYLLSLALLFVACRTSQPSADTISSFSIYENESGDSYLIRAGDTKAALLIHEMKEESRPYLHSLQLPGSQKFLAENEGLFWAFSNLNGRNYLEENGAGYWKKVSSEILKKEGEQVKWQIVYQYLNEEGTGILEESQIWSMSVLGEKVSLDLEWEGKALTDVEIGSSSDNGLFFSHIVGEKQIVNAARQRNAQANGKRAMWIDLSLDQSESPFHVALFDHPSNADFPQAWTVSNRGLGSGSMSQKGRALQKGESLLYQHELLFYKGRLDDITMRDDWNSFIGEDGMYTGVALWGLAQEEGRQAKFLNPQEAVDNMTIKEGYGVNAWASEPMITQPMAFCWDDKGRLWIAENRDYENRKEGFSNFGNSRILILEDTDKDGVADSKKVFLEGIPFPSAIAVGFDGLYLGAPPNFMFVPDADQDDKADEEDIKILRTGWGIRDRHETINSLHWGPDGWLYGLEGFATPSRIRKPEGDGKMYKHKDPFPEDIFEKEGVDINGGVWRYHPTKDIFEVVSHGFSNPWGIDHDPKGQLFISACVIPHLFHVIPGGIYHRQGGQHFNPYVYQDIQTIVDHRHRSAHGGARVYQSDAFPADQRGRIFMANIHEHAVLSDELNRNGSGFTASHGEDFMLANNAQWIGFSMEVGPDGNLYVLDWHDADICGNSVQQKETGRVFRIYPEESQAKNWEGRYADLSSLNDEQLVDLQLSESDWHARRARVILQYRASKGEISKEAKAKLQDMLWNNQDGDLRLRAMWTLHVSQAFRDNDLAKALEDKDEYIRAWAVQLLTEDKDLKEEMASMLIDMAGKDASAVVRLYLAAAMQRVDTETAWRLATNLLSRDLDNADPNIPLMTWFGLEPLVNDNFARSMSLALNSKNPMISQFISRRLVDGDHMVKLIVSLNANSTNTEAILKGMQKALDGRSDVKEPNPWAATRDRLRTNPAFKDVVQDISRLFGSAEAAQAYMNVLSDKDADLEERKKALRALASQKWPEIHGKLEDLMQEDELRIEAIRAMAQYENYDLGLTLIKDYPSLSSEEKSETIQSMATRRMYANMLTEAIKKEHVPRKDIPAYVARQLRRVMGNGFVEVWGPIDQLAENTQSEIERYTELLSESVLNAASASNGKQLFSKNCGACHILDGAGGRIGPDLTGANRGSIDYLLYNMLDPNGDIQDDYKMQVITSRDGRTYLGNIAAENDRQIVMRIVGQEELIINKADIQSRESSEVSMMPQGLLQTLSDEEVADLIKYIMIVGGTEEVATD from the coding sequence AAATTTCTGGCAGAAAACGAAGGTCTGTTCTGGGCTTTCTCTAATCTCAATGGCCGTAATTATTTAGAGGAAAATGGGGCGGGCTATTGGAAGAAGGTTTCAAGTGAGATATTGAAAAAAGAAGGAGAGCAAGTCAAATGGCAAATCGTTTATCAATACCTGAATGAAGAAGGAACTGGCATCCTGGAAGAAAGCCAGATTTGGTCCATGAGTGTATTGGGGGAAAAGGTGAGTCTGGATTTGGAATGGGAAGGGAAAGCCCTGACGGATGTCGAAATAGGGAGCTCAAGTGATAATGGCCTGTTCTTCTCCCATATAGTAGGAGAAAAGCAAATTGTAAATGCAGCACGACAAAGAAATGCCCAGGCCAATGGCAAACGTGCGATGTGGATAGACTTAAGTCTGGATCAGTCGGAAAGTCCCTTTCATGTAGCGCTTTTTGATCACCCTTCTAATGCCGATTTCCCTCAAGCCTGGACAGTAAGCAATAGGGGATTAGGGAGCGGAAGTATGAGTCAGAAAGGAAGGGCTTTGCAAAAGGGGGAGTCTCTATTGTACCAACATGAATTATTGTTCTATAAAGGGCGTTTGGATGATATTACCATGCGCGATGACTGGAATTCCTTTATCGGAGAAGATGGGATGTACACAGGTGTGGCTCTTTGGGGGCTTGCACAGGAAGAAGGTCGGCAGGCTAAATTTCTAAATCCTCAGGAAGCGGTTGATAATATGACGATCAAGGAAGGTTATGGAGTAAATGCATGGGCCTCCGAACCCATGATTACTCAACCAATGGCTTTTTGCTGGGATGATAAAGGCCGCCTTTGGATTGCCGAGAATCGAGACTATGAAAACCGAAAAGAAGGTTTTTCAAATTTTGGGAACAGCCGCATCCTTATTTTGGAAGATACCGATAAAGATGGAGTCGCAGATTCGAAGAAAGTATTCCTGGAAGGGATTCCCTTCCCTTCCGCTATCGCGGTTGGATTTGATGGACTCTATCTGGGAGCTCCGCCTAACTTTATGTTTGTTCCGGATGCTGATCAGGACGATAAAGCCGATGAAGAGGATATAAAAATCCTTCGTACGGGTTGGGGAATTCGGGATCGCCATGAGACCATAAACAGCCTTCATTGGGGGCCTGATGGTTGGCTCTATGGGCTTGAAGGATTTGCTACTCCTTCTCGTATTCGAAAACCTGAAGGCGATGGGAAAATGTATAAGCACAAGGATCCTTTTCCCGAAGATATATTTGAGAAAGAAGGAGTTGATATCAATGGTGGTGTTTGGCGTTACCATCCCACCAAAGACATTTTTGAAGTGGTTTCTCATGGCTTCAGCAATCCCTGGGGCATAGATCATGATCCTAAGGGGCAATTGTTTATCAGTGCATGTGTAATCCCCCACCTTTTCCATGTCATTCCCGGGGGCATCTACCATCGCCAGGGAGGCCAGCACTTCAATCCTTATGTTTACCAGGACATTCAGACGATAGTGGATCACAGACATAGATCAGCCCATGGAGGAGCAAGAGTATATCAATCTGATGCCTTTCCGGCAGATCAACGGGGCCGCATCTTCATGGCCAATATCCATGAGCATGCAGTACTTTCAGATGAACTCAATCGAAATGGTTCAGGTTTTACTGCCAGTCATGGAGAAGATTTTATGTTGGCCAATAATGCGCAGTGGATAGGATTTAGTATGGAGGTGGGGCCTGATGGAAATCTCTATGTCCTGGACTGGCATGATGCAGATATTTGTGGGAATTCCGTACAGCAAAAAGAAACCGGACGGGTATTCCGCATTTACCCAGAAGAATCACAGGCAAAGAACTGGGAAGGAAGGTATGCAGATTTATCCAGCCTCAATGACGAACAATTGGTGGATTTACAATTGAGCGAAAGTGATTGGCACGCAAGAAGGGCTCGTGTGATTCTTCAATACAGAGCCAGCAAAGGCGAAATATCAAAGGAAGCCAAAGCCAAACTTCAGGATATGCTTTGGAATAACCAGGATGGCGACCTCAGACTACGTGCGATGTGGACCTTACATGTGAGTCAGGCTTTTCGAGACAATGATCTGGCCAAAGCGCTGGAAGATAAGGATGAATACATCAGGGCCTGGGCCGTTCAATTGCTGACCGAGGATAAGGATCTCAAAGAGGAAATGGCTTCAATGCTGATTGATATGGCGGGCAAAGATGCTTCTGCTGTGGTTCGACTTTATCTGGCAGCAGCTATGCAGCGGGTTGATACCGAAACGGCATGGCGACTTGCTACAAATCTCCTGAGCAGAGATCTCGACAATGCCGATCCCAATATTCCTTTGATGACCTGGTTTGGACTCGAACCTTTGGTAAACGATAACTTTGCTCGTTCGATGTCTTTGGCTCTGAACAGCAAAAATCCCATGATCAGTCAGTTCATCTCTCGCAGATTGGTAGATGGAGATCATATGGTAAAATTGATTGTATCTCTCAATGCCAATTCCACTAATACCGAAGCCATATTGAAAGGTATGCAGAAAGCCCTGGATGGTCGCTCGGATGTCAAAGAACCCAATCCCTGGGCAGCCACAAGAGATAGATTGCGAACAAACCCTGCCTTTAAGGATGTGGTGCAGGACATTTCCCGATTGTTTGGGAGTGCCGAAGCTGCGCAGGCTTATATGAATGTTCTTTCAGACAAGGATGCAGATCTGGAGGAGCGAAAGAAAGCCTTACGGGCCTTGGCTAGTCAAAAATGGCCGGAAATCCATGGAAAACTGGAAGATCTGATGCAGGAAGATGAATTGCGCATAGAAGCTATCCGCGCGATGGCTCAATATGAGAATTATGATTTAGGCCTGACCCTGATTAAAGACTATCCTTCCCTTTCCTCTGAAGAAAAATCAGAAACCATCCAAAGCATGGCTACCAGAAGAATGTATGCCAATATGCTAACAGAAGCCATCAAGAAAGAGCATGTACCCCGTAAAGATATCCCCGCCTATGTTGCCCGACAATTGAGAAGAGTAATGGGCAATGGCTTTGTCGAAGTTTGGGGACCTATCGATCAATTGGCTGAAAATACACAGTCAGAGATTGAGCGATATACGGAACTTCTCTCAGAATCTGTGTTAAATGCAGCATCTGCCAGCAATGGTAAGCAGCTTTTTAGCAAGAATTGTGGAGCCTGTCATATTCTGGATGGAGCTGGTGGAAGAATAGGCCCGGATCTCACGGGAGCCAATAGAGGAAGCATTGATTATTTGCTGTACAATATGCTGGACCCTAATGGAGACATCCAGGATGATTACAAAATGCAGGTAATCACGAGTCGGGACGGACGAACGTATCTGGGAAATATCGCCGCTGAAAATGATCGTCAGATTGTGATGCGGATTGTAGGTCAGGAAGAACTGATCATCAATAAAGCCGATATTCAGAGTAGAGAAAGTTCGGAGGTTTCCATGATGCCGCAGGGACTCTTACAGACACTTTCAGATGAAGAAGTAGCTGATCTGATCAAATACATCATGATTGTGGGGGGTACAGAAGAAGTAGCTACTGATTAG